In Primulina eburnea isolate SZY01 chromosome 5, ASM2296580v1, whole genome shotgun sequence, a single window of DNA contains:
- the LOC140831721 gene encoding transcription factor MYB78-like: MDDRNAKVSINDSGSDEELMELRRGPWTVEEDFILINYIAHHGDGRWNSLARSAGLKRTGKSCRLRWLNYLRPEVRRGNITLEEQLLILELHSRWGNRWSKIAQHLPGRTDNEIKNYWRTRVQKHAKQLKCDVNSKQFKDTMRYLWMPRLVERIQASAAYGGGTAEVAGASSSSTTTTNSATTTADRRLSYQNNNHLDIISSGSQIMMPPPDPSMIGGGVHFYTAETSSAAASSDSFGTQVSPVSDLAECYNYPVNEGNNQDCYLVNQPLCYHDQSLTSPTGYNFNHGLDFQVTSQNCNQWMDGADASDGLWNVDDMWFLQQLNSNV; the protein is encoded by the exons ATGGATGATCGAAATGCTAAGGTTTCAATAAATGACAGTGGAAGTGACGAGGAATTGATGGAGTTAAGAAGAGGGCCGTGGACTGTTGAAGAGGACTTCATCCTCATCAACTACATAGCTCATCATGGAGATGGCCGCTGGAATTCCCTTGCTCGATCTGCTG GTCTGAAGAGAACTGGGAAGAGTTGCAGGTTGAGGTGGCTGAATTATCTGCGGCCTGAGGTTCGAAGAGGAAATATAACTCTCGAAGAACAGCTTCTGATTCTTGAGCTCCATTCTCGATGGGGTAATAG GTGGTCGAAAATCGCTCAACATTTGCCTGGAAGAACTGATAACGAGATAAAGAATTACTGGAGAACCAGAGTTCAAAAACATGCGAAGCAGCTGAAATGTGACGTGAATAGCAAGCAATTTAAGGATACCATGCGGTACCTATGGATGCCGAGGCTCGTTGAGAGGATTCAGGCATCCGCCGCCTACGGCGGTGGAACCGCAGAGGTGGCGGGGGCTTCTTCTTCCTCCACCACCACAACCAACTCCGCCACCACCACAGCAGATCGCCGTCTCAGCTACCAAAACAACAATCATCTCGATATTATAAGCTCGGGAAGTCAGATAATGATGCCGCCACCTGATCCTAGCATGATCGGCGGAGGTGTTCACTTCTACACGGCTGAGACCTCCAGTGCCGCGGCGTCTTCCGACTCTTTCGGGACTCAGGTTTCGCCAGTCTCCGACCTGGCTGAGTGCTACAACTACCCAGTCAACGAAGGGAACAATCAAGACTGTTATCTTGTCAATCAACCTCTGTGTTATCACGATCAATCTTTAACGAGCCCCACCGGCTACAATTTTAACCATGGTTTAGATTTCCAGGTTACGAGTCAAAACTGCAACCAGTGGATGGACGGTGCTGATGCGTCGGATGGTCTGTGGAATGTTGATGACATGTGGTTCTTACAGCAACTCAACAGCAATGTATAA